The Streptomyces capitiformicae genome contains the following window.
CCTGGGCCCGCAGCGTCGTCGTCATGGACGAACCCACCGCCGCCCTCGGCGTCAAGGAGTCCGGACAGGTCCTCGACCTCATCCGCCGCGTCCGAGACAAGGGCATGCCGGTCGTCCTGATCAGCCACAACATGCCGCACGTCTTCGAGATCGCCGACCGGATCCACGTCCACCGCCTCGGCCGGCGCGCCGCCGTGATCAAGCCCTCCGACTACTCCATGGCCGAGGTCGTCGCCATCATGACCGGCGCGCTCACTGTCGATGCGGCCGGAGCTACTGTCGTAGCGGACTCGGAGGCAGCGAAGGCCGCCGGGGTACAGGCCACCTGACAGCACAACCCGCTCTCGCATGTTCCGGCCGAGGCCGCGGCCGGAACCGAGAGCTCACAGGAGACGGTTTCCTCCATGGCAGCGAACCGCCGCCCCACCCTGGCCGACGTCGCTCGAGAAGTCGGCGTCAGCGCCAAGACGGTCTCCCGCGTCCTCAACGAGGACGGACCCGTCTCGGCGCAGACGCGGGAACAGGTACTCGCCGCGGTGGCCAAGCTCGGCTTCCAGCCGAACCTCATGGCACGCAACATCCGCGTCGGCGGCCCGGACACCACCATCGGCCTGGTCATCCCCGACGTCGCCAACCCCTTCTTCGGAGCCGTGGCCCGCGCCATCGAGGACACGGTCCGCGACCGCGGACTGACCCTGCTCATGGGCTCCTCCGCGGACGACCCCGACCGCGAACGCGCCCTGACGGACAAGTTCCTCGCCCGGCGCGTCAGCATCCTGATCGTCGTACCGTCCGTCGGCGCCGACCACTCCCACCTCAAGTCGCACCGCACGGCGGGACTGCCCATCGTCTTCCTCGACCGACCAGGAGTCGGCCTGTCCACGGACAGCATCGTCAGCTCCAACCGTGCGGGGGCCCAGGACGGTGTCGCCCACCTGATCGCCCACGGCCACCGCCGCATCGGATTCGTCGGCGACCTGCCCGTCAAGCTGTACACCCGCCGCGAACGCTTCGCCGGATACCGCGCGGCCCTTCAAGAAGCCGACATCCCCTACGACCGCTCGCTGGTCGCCAACGCACACGACCAGCAGGGCGCCGAGGCCGCGACCTCCCAACTCCTCGAACTGGCCGATCCCCCCACGGCCCTGTTCGCCGGGAACAACATCATGGCGCTCGGAATAGTCGCCGAGCTCGCCCGCAGCAAGCGCAAGGAAGTAGCCGTCGTGGCCTTCGACGACGTATCCCTCGCCGAAGCGTTGGAACCGGCCCTGACGGTCGTCGCCCAGGACCCCGGAGAAATCGGCCGCAGCGCCGTGGCCACCGCCCTGGCCCGCCTCGACGGCGACCGCTCCCGGGCCCGCACCATCACCGTGCCCACCCGGCTGATCGTCCGAGGCTCGGGGGAGCAACCCGCGCCCAAGCCGTAGGGTGTTCAACAGTTGACCGATTGGTCTGGGGATCCTGCGCGCAACCTTTGTGATCCGCACTGTGGTTGAGGCCCTGGACCGGGCAAGCCAGGTCCAGCACCAGACCCGGGACCGCACCAAGAGCCGTCCCACGAACAGACGCCCTGTGCCCGGGAAGCGGCGCAGGGTCCCCGCCCCACCCGGCCGAGCGCACCGCTACACCCGCGCCGTGTCCTACCACCGCTGCTTCGCCCCGGGACCGGTGACATTGGCGCGACTGGTGTCACTGGTGTGCCGCAGGTGGCGGGTGGAGGACGCTGGACCTGCTGTGGTGGTCCACCTGGCGCCGCCATCAGCGCCGCGCCCGCCTTTTACTTACGAGGTGCCTTGCTGTGTGCGGCTGATGGAAGCGTAGGAACTCCCATTATCGCAGGTCAGCGGGCATCTCTTCGCATTTCTCCGACTGAAGACCGACTATCGCGCGGTGGATCGAGGTTCGCTGACGGCCTGAAAAGGGGCGCAAAGAGGGCGGCCTTTGGATTAATTCGATAAACATATCGCGCGCTCGGCCAAAGGGATGACGTCTTGTCATTTTCATTGTGTCGGACGCCACTCAAGTGGCTTACTTTAACCACCTGATCGGGTGGACCAGCACATTCCTCCACACCCATAGTCGGCGGCCGGAAGATGCCGTCAACTGCCGTCAGGGCAGGCCGACTTCCGAAATCCCGCACGGCTTGGGCGCTCAGCCCTCTGCCTCCCCCGTTACCGAGGGGGCAGGCCGCTCGTGGCACACCAGTACCCACCCCCCTCGCAGGGCGGACAGCCCCGGCACTCCTCTGCCGTACTACCTGTTCGCGCCCCGTGCGCCCCCTCCCAACAGCCTGCGTACCCCGAGGCCGCGCGGGCTCGCACACCTTCCCCCCACCACTACTCGAGCAGCACTCGAAAGAAGGAGACACATCATGGCAACCATCAGCTCAATCAGCCCGACCCAGGGCAGCAGCGGGGACGTTCTGACCATCACCGGCACCGGCCTGGGCAACAGCACGGTCACCACCAAGGTGAACTTCGGGGCCCGAACGGTCACCCCCAGCACCGTCACCCCCACCTCCGTCACCGTTACCGTCCCGCCGCTCTGCGGCGGGCAGTACAACGTCAGCGTCACCGCCTCAGGATCGACCAGCAACTCACGGTCGTTCTTCTACGTCGGCGCCCCGGTGTGCACGTTCCTGAGCCCCGCTCAGGGACCGGAGACCCCCACGGAAGCCGTCACCATCATCGGCACCGGCCTGGCGACCACGACGTCGGTGACCTTCGGCGCAGAGGCCCCGGTCACGACCCTCACCACGGTGGGGGACACCACGGTCGTCGTCACCCCTCCCGCGCACACCGTCACCGGTGACACGGAGACCGTGGGTGTCGTCGTCACCACCATCGGCGGCGACAGCGTCTCAAACAGCAGCGCGTCCCAGTACACCTACTACAACCTCCCGACGGTCACCTCGGTGTCCCCCTCCACGGGAGCGGCCGGCGAAACGGGCATCGTCGTCAACGGCACCAGTTTCGTCGATGTCTCTGTCGTGACCTTCACGAACACCGTCACCCCCGCCGACACCTTCGACGTGCCGCTCGAGGACATCATCGGGCTCGGCTCGACCCAACTCGTCGTCCCCGCACCCGCCGGCCTCACGTCCGGCCAGGTGTACCACATCACGGTCACCACGCCCGGCGGCGAGAGTACGCCCGTCGCGGCGGACCAGTACACCGTGACCTGAGAACCCCGCGGCCCCTGGCCCCAGGCTGACGGCCGCCCTTCAGCACACCCTGAGCGCGGCGTGCGCAGACCGCTGTGCCCTGGCCGGAGTCGGCCAGGGCACAGCGCACACGGTAAGCGACAAGGAGAACGGCATGGCCGCGGTGATCAGCAGCCTCAGCCCCAGTCAGGGCCCCAGCGCGGGGGGGCACACAGTCATGATCAACGGGACGGGCTTCACCGGCGCCACGTTGGTGAGGTTCCGCACGACGTCCGCATCGTTCAGTGTGCTGAGCGCGACGAGGATCATCGCTATCGCCCCCGCGGGCACTGGGTCGGTGGCGGTGACGGTCACCACTGCGAGCGGGACGAGCAACAGTGCCGTCTATACGTATGTAACGACGCCGGTGATCACCGGTCTGAGCCCGAGTCAGGGGCCCACTGCCGGCGGAAACGTGATCACGATCCAGGGGACGGGGTTCACCAGTGCCACCTCGGTCGCATTCGGCCTGACGCCCACGTCGTTCAATGTGGTCAGCGCGACGCAGATCACCGCCACCGCTCCCACGGGCACTGGGTCGGTGCCGGTCACGGTCACCACTGCGAGCGGGACGAGCAACAGCGTCTTCTACACATACGCCGTGACGCCGGTGATCACCGGTCTGAGCCCGAGTCAGGGGCCCACTGCCGGCGGAAACGTGATCACGATCCAGGGGACGGGGTTCACCAGTGCCACCTCGGTCGTATTCGGTGTGACGCCCACGTCGTTCAATGTGGTCAGCGCGACGCAGATCACCGCCACCGTCCCCGCGGGGCCGGCAGCGCCGGTCAATGTCACGGTCACCACGCCGGCGGGGACCAGCAACCCGATGGTGTACTCCTATATCGCGGCTCCGGCCGTCATCTCGCTCGACCCGGGCATGGGGCCGGAAGCCGGCGGCAACACGGTGACCATCACCGGCACCGATCTGACACTCGCCACTGCCGTCACGTTCGGTACCAACGAGGCCACGAACATCAACGTGCTCTCGGACAGTCTGATCACGGCCGACGCTCCCGGCGGCACCGACACCGTCACCGTCACCGTCACCACGCCGGGCGGTACCAGCACGCCCGGTACGGGCAACGCCTACTACACCTACGTCGGGATCCCGGCGATCGACAGCCTCATCCCCGACGAGGGACCGGCCCACGGGGGGAGCAACGTTGCCATCTTCGGAAGCAACCTCACCCATACCGATGAAGTCCGTTTCGGCGGCACGGTGACGTTGTTCGCAGCTGTCTCCGACAACCTGGTTGTCGCCACCTCCCCGGCAGGGGAGCCCGGCACGGTCGACGTCACCGTTCACACCCCCGGGGGCGACAGCAACGGTGTCGCGTACCAGTACGAGGCGTGAACCAAGCCCGGGGCCGGCAGACTACGGCGGGCCGGAGGGCGGAAACACCCGACCGCACACTCTACTTGTGGTGGGGCCGGCTCTTGACGTCAGTGGATTCGTCGACAGCGCTGCACTGAACGTTCATCCGACCCGAGTCCAGACTCAGGCCACTGGTGTTGCCGCAGGCGTTGTTCTGGCGGCCTTCCTGAGCGATGTTCTGCTGGATCAAAGTGGCGGCGCTGTCGCCGCCGGTGGCCTGGGCGCCACCGTTGTGGGTGACGGTGCCCTTGTTCTTCGAGCTGTCGAGTGCCACGCAGTCCGCCTCGGTGCTGCCGAGGACGCCACTGTTGTTGGTGTTGCCGCACGCGTTGTTCTGGCGGCCCTCCTGAGCCAGGTTCTGCTGTGCCGCCCCCAAACCGTCGCCGCCGGTGGCCTGGGCGCCACCGTTGTGGGTGACGGTGCCCTTGTTCTTCGAACTGTCGAGTGCCACGCAGTCCGCCTCGGTGCTGCCGGGGACGCCACTGTTGTTGGTGTTGCCGCACGCGTTGTTCTGGCGGCCCTCCTGAGCCAGGTTCTGCTCGTTCAGGATGGAGACGCCGTCGCCGTCGCCGCCGGTGGCCTGGGCGCCACCGTTGTCGGTGACGGTGCCCTTGTTCTTCGAGCTGTCGAGTGCCACGCAGTCCGCGTCGGTCTCACCGGAGACGGTGCTGTCGTTGGTGTTGCCGCACGCGTTGTTCTGGCGGCCCTCCTGAGCCAGGTTCTGCTGGTAGAAGGACGACTCACCGCCGGTGGCCTGGGCGCCACCGTTGTCGGTGACGGTGCCCTTGTTCTTCGAGGTGTCGCGTGCCGCGCAGTCCGCCTTCATCTCACCGGGGGAGTCCAGCGCGCTGTTGGTGTTGCCGCAGATATTGTTCTGCCGCCCCTCTTCGGCGAAGTTCTGCTGGTACACG
Protein-coding sequences here:
- a CDS encoding LacI family DNA-binding transcriptional regulator — protein: MAANRRPTLADVAREVGVSAKTVSRVLNEDGPVSAQTREQVLAAVAKLGFQPNLMARNIRVGGPDTTIGLVIPDVANPFFGAVARAIEDTVRDRGLTLLMGSSADDPDRERALTDKFLARRVSILIVVPSVGADHSHLKSHRTAGLPIVFLDRPGVGLSTDSIVSSNRAGAQDGVAHLIAHGHRRIGFVGDLPVKLYTRRERFAGYRAALQEADIPYDRSLVANAHDQQGAEAATSQLLELADPPTALFAGNNIMALGIVAELARSKRKEVAVVAFDDVSLAEALEPALTVVAQDPGEIGRSAVATALARLDGDRSRARTITVPTRLIVRGSGEQPAPKP
- a CDS encoding IPT/TIG domain-containing protein encodes the protein MATISSISPTQGSSGDVLTITGTGLGNSTVTTKVNFGARTVTPSTVTPTSVTVTVPPLCGGQYNVSVTASGSTSNSRSFFYVGAPVCTFLSPAQGPETPTEAVTIIGTGLATTTSVTFGAEAPVTTLTTVGDTTVVVTPPAHTVTGDTETVGVVVTTIGGDSVSNSSASQYTYYNLPTVTSVSPSTGAAGETGIVVNGTSFVDVSVVTFTNTVTPADTFDVPLEDIIGLGSTQLVVPAPAGLTSGQVYHITVTTPGGESTPVAADQYTVT
- a CDS encoding IPT/TIG domain-containing protein, producing MAAVISSLSPSQGPSAGGHTVMINGTGFTGATLVRFRTTSASFSVLSATRIIAIAPAGTGSVAVTVTTASGTSNSAVYTYVTTPVITGLSPSQGPTAGGNVITIQGTGFTSATSVAFGLTPTSFNVVSATQITATAPTGTGSVPVTVTTASGTSNSVFYTYAVTPVITGLSPSQGPTAGGNVITIQGTGFTSATSVVFGVTPTSFNVVSATQITATVPAGPAAPVNVTVTTPAGTSNPMVYSYIAAPAVISLDPGMGPEAGGNTVTITGTDLTLATAVTFGTNEATNINVLSDSLITADAPGGTDTVTVTVTTPGGTSTPGTGNAYYTYVGIPAIDSLIPDEGPAHGGSNVAIFGSNLTHTDEVRFGGTVTLFAAVSDNLVVATSPAGEPGTVDVTVHTPGGDSNGVAYQYEA